The window GAGACCGATGGTGGCTACAACCTTGCGCTCATTGCTCACCGACCCGTTAGCGCAAATCATCATCGCCACACTGCTGGGTGGCATCGGGCAAGCGCTTATCAAATATGGCGTCACCAACGCCGAAGCAGGCAGCGGTTTGGTGGCGACGGCAACGCGGTTGATGCTCTCGCCCGGTGTGTTGGCAGGCTTGAGCGCTTACGCAGTGTCGTCAGTGTTTTATGTCATGGTCGTGCGGAGCAAAGGGCTGAGTTTCGCTTACCCTTTCGTCGCTGCCAACCAAGTCATCGTGTTTTTGTTGGCGTGGCTGCTGTTCCGCGAAGCCATTCCGCCATTGCGCGTCGCCGGTTTAGTCGTCATCTGCATCGGCGTCACGCTCATTGCCCTCAGTAGGTAGGGAAGGGGGCAAACGATGACGGGTCAGCGTCGTTGGCTTGTTCCCGTCGCCTTGACCGCGCTGGCGCTCGTCCCCCATTGGCGCGCAATCGTGTTAGGCGAACTGCCTTTGCCCGAAGGTTACTTTGCGCTGATTGCGCCGACGATGCGCTCGCAGTTGCGCCCGACAGCGTGGAACGCGCTCTGGTGGGATGGCATCGGGCAGTTTTGGGCATGGCGCACAGAAGCGATGCGCCAACTCATAGACGGTCGCCTTCCGCTCTGGACGAACCGTATCGGTTGCGGTTTTCCGTTCCTCGCCAACCCGCAAACACAAAGCCTTTACCTGCCGACACTGTTAGGGCAATGGTTGTCCCGACTTTTACGCGCTCCGTTGCCGTTGCGTTCCGCACGGTTGATGGCGTGGTTGGCGTTCCTGCACACCTTATTGGCGCTCGCCGGCGCTTACCTCCTTGCCCGCTCCCTTGCCGTTTCGCGGTCGTCCAGCCTCATCGCCGCAGCCGCTTACGGGTTGGGTTCGTTCCAAACGGCGTGGGCGTTGCTGCCGACTTTACCTGCGACCGCGGCGTGGCTGCCCCTTATACTTTGGCTCTTTCGCCGCTTCGTCACCGCTATCGCCGACAACCGTTGGGA of the bacterium HR17 genome contains:
- the arnE gene encoding 4-amino-4-deoxy-L-arabinose-phosphoundecaprenol flippase subunit ArnE; translation: MVATTLRSLLTDPLAQIIIATLLGGIGQALIKYGVTNAEAGSGLVATATRLMLSPGVLAGLSAYAVSSVFYVMVVRSKGLSFAYPFVAANQVIVFLLAWLLFREAIPPLRVAGLVVICIGVTLIALSR